ATGACTTATGAGGATTGGATACCCATTGTAAACCTTGTAGAAGAACATGACTTAATTGTCATATCAGATGAAATTTATGCTGAATTAACCTATGATCAAGAACATGTTAGTTTTGCTTCTATGCCTGGTATGAAAGATCGCACAATTGTTGTTAGCGGTTTTTCTAAAGCTTTTGCAATGACTGGGTGGCGATTGGGATATACATGTGGACATCAAGATCTTATTGCAGCGATGTTAAAAATTCACCAATATACGATTATGTGTGCACCTGTAATGGCGCAACAAGCTGGAATTGAAGCATTAACAAATGGAATGGAAGAAAAAGATCGCATGGTAGAGTCTTATAATCAACGTCGTCGTTTAGTGGTCAAAGGGTTTCGAGAAATGGGATTGGATTGTCATGAACCCAAAGGAGCATTTTATGCATTTCCATCGATTCAATCTACAGGATTGACCTCTGAACAATTTGCTGAAAAATTACTGGAGGAATTTAAGGTAGCAGCAGTACCTGGAAACGTATTTGGGCTGGGTGGCGAAGGATTTATACGTTGCTCTTATGCAACTTCTGTAAGTGAATTAAATGAGGCTTTGGAACGGATAGGAAAGTTTGTGAAGAAATATCAGTATTTGGACTGACCATTGGTATACTACTTTGGATTAAATATATATAAGTGATGAATATTCCACTTAGTATTTTAGAGTCTTTGCTTAAGGCAAAGACTCTTTTATTCACGCTTTTTTTATTTGGATTTAGCAGTATATATTTAATAGAATTTAGCTGAAATATTCTGAAAGATTTTGTTGACAGATATCAAAAATTAATTTGTTGTCTAAAACATCGCTTATTGCACGAGCCTTTAGCAATGACTTTCTACACAACTCTTTTTCATTAAGATTCCAGTGAATAGTTGCTTTATGTAGATATAAGTCTGCTAAATAATACATAGAATAAAAACGTTTACAATAAGAGATTCCTCTTGTGCAAATTTTTAGGGCTTCTCTGAATTGTTTTTCATCAACAAGTACTCTTGTATAGTTATAGTATACTCGGTTATATATGAGTTTGTTATTTAATTCTTTTTTTTCATTGATAATGGTAATGATTTTTTTATACAAAGTTATAGAAGCCTTTGGATCGCCATGGTCATATAATATCATTGCTTTTGTAATAAGTATTTCGATTTCAACTTCATTATAAAATCCATGGGGGTCCCTTAACGAAAGAGCATGATCAATAAATTCTATCGC
The window above is part of the Chengkuizengella sp. SCS-71B genome. Proteins encoded here:
- a CDS encoding aminotransferase class I/II-fold pyridoxal phosphate-dependent enzyme, with the translated sequence MLKTNRSMTDYISPLVKGIPPSGIRKFFDLVSGRKDIISLGVGEPDFVTPWHVREACVYSLEKGKTTYTQNAGLPELREAISAYLYRQFALKYEPSNEVLITVGGSEAIDLALRVLIQPGDEILIPEPSYVSYSPIASIVGGKAVGIETYAKDDFKLTAESLAEQITAQSKVLILCYPSNPTGGIMTYEDWIPIVNLVEEHDLIVISDEIYAELTYDQEHVSFASMPGMKDRTIVVSGFSKAFAMTGWRLGYTCGHQDLIAAMLKIHQYTIMCAPVMAQQAGIEALTNGMEEKDRMVESYNQRRRLVVKGFREMGLDCHEPKGAFYAFPSIQSTGLTSEQFAEKLLEEFKVAAVPGNVFGLGGEGFIRCSYATSVSELNEALERIGKFVKKYQYLD
- a CDS encoding helix-turn-helix domain-containing protein — its product is MKSESINIGQKIREIRLKMNITQKQLCDGICTQANLSRIENGICLPSSYIIQQFSERLGIDSSYLLTNNQELQQDYIDEFYTVVRRHLTNREYESVLKMVQKEEKNPIFSNIKHQQYLFLYKGLCIFYLHKKYNKAIEFIDHALSLRDPHGFYNEVEIEILITKAMILYDHGDPKASITLYKKIITIINEKKELNNKLIYNRVYYNYTRVLVDEKQFREALKICTRGISYCKRFYSMYYLADLYLHKATIHWNLNEKELCRKSLLKARAISDVLDNKLIFDICQQNLSEYFS